The Fundulus heteroclitus isolate FHET01 chromosome 13, MU-UCD_Fhet_4.1, whole genome shotgun sequence genome contains a region encoding:
- the LOC118565215 gene encoding uncharacterized protein LOC118565215 encodes MATVKNPHTRGDYRLCGCGNKISGKDTHPVCSTCLGVDHARSALEVPGSCGHCKVFTVKSLRRRLARQVSISDRDPFLPTAAHEAAAEEDEDMAGEAPETGYDWSAQCEQLRAPPFPEEDVLDVSPMEEDDDASFLISEDEEEDDIFMAPVQTEKPKLPSPSTREDRGASSPAPSLHVDLLDVCKRAAEKLEIPWPIAIAEPTRSRYEGKRLPLARNAMKQLLPVFPELLTELSKTWTSCPYSNRSPIAGAASLDCEAMDAHGFFSMPPVEVPVAAHLCPGSASQLSAASTRRPTLPAKPDRFQSALTERAYKAAALSARALNALSILTAYQAELFGASAEEQDPDAWEEMAVIADLSLRIQRVSVQATGKVMATLVVQERARWLSLANLTDRERDDILDMPIVPEGIFRSALATMQQRCEAKKKDNEALKLCLPRKAPAPSPPVQRKTFGQAASQPPRFKIPRRPPPPGQPLPMRKERGAGWHGKPASPTAAPPLPTAAATSVPRAMKKKRAA; translated from the exons ATGGCAACCGTGAAAAACCCTCACACCAGAGGAGACTACCGTCTTTGTGGTTGCGGGAACAAAATTTCGGGGAAGGACACCCACCCGGTGTGCAGTACCTGTCTGGGGGTCGACCACGCCAGGTCAGCCCTCGAAGTTCCCGGGTCCTGTGGGCACTGCAAAGTGTTCACGGTCAAGAGCCTCAGACGAAGACTAGCCCGCCAGGTTAGCATCTCGGACCGTGACCCATTCCTCCCCACCGCCGCCCACGAGGCAGCCgcggaggaggacgaggacaTGGCTGGGGAAGCCCCGGAGACTGGCTACGACTGGAGTGCCCAGTGCGAGCAGCTCCGTGCACCCCCCTTTCCCGAGGAAGACGTGCTGGATGTTAGCCCCATGGAGGAGGATGACGACGCCTCGTTCCTCATATCAGAGGACGAGGAAGAGGATGACATCTTCATGGCGCCAGTCCAGACTGAAAAGCCGAAGCTGCCGAGCCCTTCCACCAGGGAAGACAGGGGAGCGAGCTCACCAGCTCCCTCCCTCCATGTGGACCTGCTCGACGTGTGCAAACGCGCGGCAGAGAAACTGGAGATCCCCTGGCCGATTGCAATAGCGGAGCCCACCCGGTCCCGCTATGAAGGCAAACGGCTTCCCTTGGCGCGAAACGCgatgaagcagcttcttcctgtCTTCCCCGAGTTGCTGACTGAGCTCTCCAAAACATGGACTAGCTGCCCGTACAGCAACAGGAGCCCCATTGCGGGCGCGGCATCCCTCGATTGCGAGGCGATGGACGCCCATGGCTTCTTCTCCATGCCTCCGGTGGAAGTCCCGGTAGCTGCGCATCTCTGCCCAGGCAGCGCGAGCCAGCTGTCCGCAGCTTCCACCAGGCGCCCGACGCTGCCAGCTAAGCCCGATCGTTTTCAGTCTGCGCTGACCGAAAGGGCGTACAAAGCAGCTGCCCTCTCGGCCAGAGCCCTCAACGCCCTCTCCATCCTCACCGCCTACCAAGCggag TTGTTTGGCGCGTCCGCTGAGGAGCAAGACCCGGATGCGTGGGAGGAAATGGCGGTCATCGCCGATTTGTCTCTCCGCATCCAACGTGTCTCGGTCCAGGCCACGGGAAAAGTGATGGCAACCCTCGTCGTCCAGGAGCGAGCGAGATGGCTCAGTCTCGCTAACCTGACCGACAGGGAGCGGGATGACATCCTGGATATGCCAATCGTCCCTGAAGGCATCTTCCGCTCCGCATTGGCCACAATGCAGCAGAGATGCGAGGCAAAAAAGAAGGACAACGAGGCCCTCAAGCTTTGTCTCCCTCGGAAAGCCCCAGCGCCTTCACCTCCGGTGCAGCGCAAAACCTTTGGGCAAGCTGCCTCCCAGCCGCCGCGTTTTAAAATACCGAGACGGCCACCACCACCTGGCCAGCCCCTCCCGATGAGGAAGGAGCGCGGAGCCGGCTGGCATGGGAAACCCGCCTCCCCGACCGCTGCGCCGCCGCTGCCCACAGCCGCCGCGACCTCGGTCCCCCGGgcgatgaagaaaaagagagcggCCTGA